Part of the Niallia alba genome is shown below.
TCATTCTTGAGACCATTCGTAACCTAGTGTATATAGATTTAGATCCTTGCGTTATAGCTGGATAAATGAAAAACCACAGCACAATCCCAGCTAGCATCCATATAAAAAAAGGTATCTCTTGTCCATTTGCACCATCAACAGTTGGTCTTTTTTGAACATATCCAAAAACAAACCAATAGATTGCAATTTGAATACCAGGATTGATAAACTCCCATAATATCCCCAAATAATTATTCCTATTTGAACTCTTAAGTTCATACATAGACAATCTTCTTATTAAATGAAAATTATCTATTTGCTCTTTTATAACATTGATAATAGAACTCATTTTTATTATGCCCTTCCTAAAACAAACCTAATTGTATTTATTTTTTTATCATTATTTTTATTTAAAGTTATTATTATCCTATAAGTAAGTGATTCTTCCTTTTTATCTCATCTCTTTATGATTCAGTTTATGTATATTCCCTCCCTTAGCTTTTAAAGTAATAGCCTACATATTTTATCATATATCTTCATTTTCTTCTAATATTCTTCCCAAATTTAATTCACTTTTTACGCTAATTCGAAACATTAAATTCTTTATACAGGAAATTATAAAAGAATAAAGTATAATTTTTTTTAGTAGATTATTCTTTTATAATAAAAACAACCATGAACTTTCGCTCTCAACCCAGGAATGAAAATAGTTTTCCTTCCCCATAATGTAGATACCACAAACAGTGAGCATATAACGTGTCTTTTAATGGTGGTTTTACCCTGTAATAAAAACTGTTGGAATAAATTTGGTGTACAACCCATTGTTAGCTCTCTATTTTTAGAGATGACTACGTACAGAAAAATGTCTAATTTCAAATTTATTCCACTGTTTGTGGAATAATCTTATTGAAGGTGGATGAAGTGGAAACATTATACAAACGTTGTGCTGGCTTGGATGTTCATTCAGAAACAATTGTAGCTTGCGTATTGTTGGGCGATTCAGAAGCAGATATGGAAAAAGAGACGGAGACTTTTCCAACTTTAACGAAGGATTTATTTCGTCTTCTTAAATGGCTAGAAGAAAAAGGGGTTACTCACATTGCCATGGAAAGTACGGGAGTGTATTGGAAACCAGTTTACAATATCTTAGAAGATTTTTTTGATATTACATTGGCTAATGCCCAAAGGATTAAAAACGTTCCAGGTAGGAAGACAGATGTTTCGGATGCAGAATGGATTGCCAAACTATTAAGACATGGGCTAATAGAGAAAAGTTTTGTCCCTCCAGAAGACTTTCGTAACCTACGAGATTTAACTCGACTCAGAAAGAAATGGATTGGCCATATGACATCTGAGAAGAACCGAATTCAGAAAGTATTAGAGACTTCCAATATCAAACTAAGCACCGTTATTTCAGATGTATTTGGTGTATCAGGAAGGAAATTATTAGAACAACTTATGACTGAAGGTTATATAGATCAAGAAGAGGTGGAGAAAAAGATACATGGAAGAATGGCTCATAAAAAGCAATTAATTGCAGATTCATTATTTGGTACATTAAATGACCATCAACTTTTTCTAATCAAACAATCTTGGATGCACATTATTTATCTTGAAGAACTAATATCTGATATTGAGAAAAGAATCGATAAGACCTTACTAAATTATCAGGAAGAAGTTCAGCTTCTAATCACGATGCCGGGTATTAAGAAAGATACAGCCGCAATTATTATTGCAGAAATAGGTGTAGACATGGAGCAATTTCCTACTTCTAAACATCTGGCTGCATGGGCAGGGCTGTCACCTGGAAATTATGAAAGTGCAGGAAAAAGGAAAAGCACACGAACATTAAGAGGAAATCCACATATTAAATCTGCATTGTGCGAGGCTGCATGGGCTGTTTCTAGGAGTCGAAATAAAAGATTAGGAATTAAATATTGGTCGTTAGCTGCACGAAGAGGAAAGAAAAAAGCACTCGTTGCCATCGGACATCGAATGCTTACTATTGTCTATCACATGCTTCAAAACAAAGAACCCTACCACGAGTTAACTTCCAATTAGCATCATAGACAAAAAATAGAAAAGTTATACGAGAAACCGTAAAATATGGTAGCTCTGCTTTCCTATTGCCAAATTTCAATTAATTATAGCTTTAACAAAAATGATCTAGTTTAAACCATTATTTATTTTCACAGAAAAAAGAAAATCTTTTTATACTTATAAGATAAATTGCTATACTATACAAAGACCAATGTTAAAAGAGGAGTATATTAAAAATGGCCATAAAAAATTTTTTCAATAAAATATTTACATTAATTGAGCTTATTAGATTACCTTATATTAAACGAGCAACAGATAGAGAATTTAAAATGATTAATTCATATACTGACTATTTTAAAAAGAAAGCTATACTACATAACACTATATTATACCAGTCTCATAATGGAATGGGGATGTCCGATAGTCCTTTAGCTATTTTTAAGGAACTTATTTCCCATCCAAGCTACAAGGGTTATAAACATATATGGGTCGTAAATGATATAAATAATCCCACGATTAATCAATATAGTTCTATGTCTAATGTTAAATTTGTTAAACTTCATAGTGATGAGTATTTAATGTATCTTGCTTCTGCAAAATACTTAATTAATAACCATTCATTTCCAAGCTACTTTCAAAAAAGAGAAGAGCAAATTTATGTGAATACATGGCATAATACACCTTCCTTATATGATGAAAGCTCTAACTATGGGAGAGTTTATGCAAATACTCAAAGAAATTTCTTACAAGTAGACTACCTACTTACAGATAGTTTGCAAAACGCAAAAAATTTGATGGGTTCATATGATTTAGATGGTATATTCAAAGGGAAAATTTTAGCAGAAGGCTACCCGAGAATTGATTTGGTTTTGAATTCAAATAGTCAATTGGTTAAGAAACAGTTATCAAATTGCACCACCTATAAGAGCAATCAGAAATTAATCATTTATTCTACAACATGGAAAAATGAGTACTTCAGTAAACAAAATGATGATATAAAACTAACAGATTTCCTTGCACAACTAAAGCTGAATATTCCTACAGGATTTCAACTTTTACTAAATATTGAGGGACTTCCTCCTGCTACTATAAATGAAAATTTAAAGGATCTCATAATTCCTTCCTATATGGACATAAATGAAATATTATCTATTACAGACTTTCTTATTTCAGATAATATGCATATTATAAATGACTTTGCTTTTACAAATCGTCCAATAATATTTTTTACTAACGAAGAAGTTGATTCTTTTGAAATTCCAGTTAAAATTTGTACAGATTTAACTGCTGTTACTAAAGCCATGAGAAACATGTCTAATACCTTAACTTCTGACATAAAATATGGAAGTGAAACGAGTAAGATAACACCAAAAATTATAGATTCCGTTTTAAACAACAATTCTTCATGGAAAATCTATAGTATAGCAAATGAAAAAACCAATTTAATTTTCTATTGTGGAGGTTTTTTAAATAACGGTATTACCACTTCTGCCATTAACCTTATAAACAATATTGATTACGATAGGTTTAATGTGATTGTAGTGGACAATATAAGAACAGACAAAGCATCCATTGAGAACTTCAAAAAAATTAATCATAACGCAACAAAGTTAATTAGAGTTGGCGCTATGAATATTTCTGTAAGCGAATGGTATATCCATCATTACATCACTAAAAAAGGATTAATTAATAACCGATTAGAAAAATATCTTCCTTTTAACTTATATAAAAGAGAGGCTCAAAGGCTTTTCGGTAATATAGATTATGATGTGGCCATAGATTTTAGTGGATATGTTCCATTTTGGTCATTTATATTTGCTTTCGGGGGATTCAAAAAGAAAGCAATATACCAACATAACGATATGCATGCTGAATACTATAAGAAAATCAACAATAAATTTAAACATAAACAAAAGATGAATCTAATTTTTCCTATCTATAAATATTTCGACAAAATAATTGCTGTTTCCAAAAATACAAGAGATGAAAATATTAAAAATCTTTCTAAATATATGGAAGAGACCAAAGCAGTTTATGTTCATAACTGTATAGATTCAGAAAAAATTAAGCAACAGATCAAAGTAAATGAAGAAATGGTTTTGGAGGAGACTACCTTTTTACTCTCTAGCAAGGACATTTCTGATGGAAATTTGCAAATTAAAGGTATAAAAAAACCAACTAAGAATAAAATTAACTTTGTTACTATGGGAAGACTTTCTCCTGAAAAAGATCATGAAAAATTATTAAGGGCATTTAAAGAATTTTATACGAAAAAGAAAGATAGTATGTTATATATTATTGGCGAAGGAGTTCTTGAGACACAATTAAAAGAATTGACTTATAATTTAGGATTACAAAAAAATGTAATCTTTACAGGCCAATTAACAAATCCGTATTCTCTAATTAGCCAATGTGATTGTTTTATTCTTTCGTCTAATCATGAAGGACAGCCTATGGTGCTATTAGAAAATCTTATTATTGGCATGCCTATAATAGCTACAGATATACCTGGAAATAGAAGTATTTTGCAAGAAGATTATGGATTAATTGTTGAAAATAGTGTAAATGGATTAGTTCAAGGTATGGAACAATATTTGAATAATAATCTACCAAGATTTAATATGTTTAACTATACGTCTTATAATAAAGAAGCATTAGATAAATTTTATAAAGAAATTCTTTAAACAGAAAAAAGAATCTCCAACTTTTACACTAGTAGGAGATTCTTTTTTCTATCATTATAAATTCGCTAACATGTCAATCCATTTTTGTGATATTTCTTTTTCATTATATCTTTGGACAACTTCTGGACCATTTTCAGACATTCTTTGATACAATTTTTTATTTTTTAATAATTCAATTACAGCTTTTGCAGTAGCATCTATGTCATATTTTTCTGTTATAATGCCATCTACTCCATTTCTAACTACTTCGTTTGGGCCATACCTTGTATTATAAGATACAATTGGAGTTCCACAAGCTAAAGCTTCGTTGATAACTAGTGGAGATCCCTCATATAAAGAGGTCATTAACATAACAGAAGCTTTCTGTAATTCTGCTATTGGATTATCGGTAAAACCCTTGAGCTGGATATTATTTTCTAGATTCAATTCTTTAATTTGATTTTCTAACTCTTTTTCTAGCGCACCATATCCGTATATGTGGTACTTTACATTAGGAATTTTTTTTGCAACCTTTTTTATAACTTGTATAGCATCTTTTAAATTTTTTTGTCGATGATATCTTGCTAAAGAAATGACTAAATTCTCTTCCCTCGTTGTGTGAAATATCTCCACTTTATTTTGAAAATGTGGTATAACTACCATTTTATTTTCATGACCAAACACCTTACTTATATCTTTATATTGTTCATTAGTAAGCACTACTAATTTATCTATACTGTTAATATTTTGAAATAGCGGTTCACAAGTTGGTTCCAATTTCGTAATATCATCATATGGAGTTTTAAGATGCACGTTATGCAAAATAAAAATTTTCTTTAAATTTTCATGCTTTATATTCATAAATGGAAGAACAAATTCTCTTTTATCTATAAAAAGCACAGGATTACTAAACATATTTACTATTCCTTGTAACCAACCTGCTAATAATTCTAATTCATTTTGGTATTCTTGACCATTAATATGATAAAAGAAATTAGTTTCTTTTCCTGTATTTATATCAACTTTTGTAGATAGCACTGATGTTCCATCAGGTGAATAATAACAATTAAAAGCTGGTTTATTTTTTAATTTATCCATATGTATTACTTTTCTAGTATTTCCATTAGAATCAAAAATTTCTTTTCTAACCCTTGTCCACGGCACCTCAAAATGATCAACAAATTCAATGTTATTCTCTCTGTATAACTCATACATTACATAATGACCAGACTTATTAAAACATCTATAAACATTAGGGTTATTTTTATCCTGATATCTCATGTTTTCATCCAAAAATCTTGCTTCTTTTGAGTTATTAATATAAGTTTGATTATTTATAAATTGATCCGTTGATTCAAACAAGTTGAAAATTTTTACTTTTTGATCTATATTTCCGTTACTCTTATGATACTCTACTAGTTCGTTAAAATTGGGATGATAATTAAAAGTACAAATTATTACCTCATTATATTCTTTTATAAGCGCGTTCACACGATGGTATATTGCCTTAGTTACTCCTCCATTTTTTTTAAATATATTTCCCATTACCATTATAGGAGTTAGATTACTATTTTTCATAAAACAACTCATCCTTATTCTTATTTTAACCTTTTTAACCCTTTATAACTTTTACTAACCATATATATTTTGGGAAGATGTTGAATAAAGGACATCTTCCCTATATTGTAAATAATTAAACCTGAATATAACTATAAAACATTTCCATAGCAGACTTATTATATTCTACGTAGTCAAACTTCTTAAATGTTGGTTTTACTTCTCTCATTTTTTTTAAGCCTTGCACTAAACCTTCTATACTATTCTCCACTAATTCTCCATAGCCATTCTCTAGAACACTTCTATTCCCTGGTATATCTGTTGCAACAATAGGTTTATTTAAGATTAAACATTCCAACAGTACCATAGGCTGTCCTTCATGGTTAGAAGATAAGACGAAACAATCGCAATCTTGTATTAAGGGGAATGGATTATCTAATTGTCCCACCAGATGAATTTGATCATTTAACCCAAAAGACTTAATAGTTGATCTTATCTCCTCTTCTAATTCTCCCGTACCAATAATATATAACTCTGTATCCTTATACTCTTTATGGAATTCTGCGAATGCCTTAATCAATTTAATTTGATCTTTCTCTGGAGACATGCGACCCATGGTTACAAAGTTAAATTTAGATGTATCAGGTACTTTTATTGCATTACCATCTAGGATTTGATTTATGTCCCCATTTTTTTCAATATAATATTCTTTGTTATTCACTTGCACTTTTTCCACTGAGGCAATGGCGTTAAGGACATATTGATAATTAATAGAGTTATGAACATAAACCATTTTTTGATCACTATTGACCACTAGATGAGATAAACCTGCTTTATTCTTATTTCTTGTATGCTTAGATACCGCAATAACATGATCATACTTATTATAAAGCGGAAAAATAACACTTAGATTTTCCTTATGTTTATATTCATTATCTACAATTTTATCATATTCCTCCATCATATCATTATGTTGGAAAATAGCTTTTTTGGAAATATCATTCGCTGCAAAAAGAATACTCCAAAATTTAACATAACCGCTAAAGTCAATTGCTATATCTATATCAACTGTCCCAAACATGCGTTTGAATTCTCTTTTGTACATAGTAATAATATCTTCTTCTAGATAATTCATTGGACCTTTTTTATAAAATTGTTCAGCTGCATAAGCAAATAATTGATTTTGACTTTCTAGCTCATTCAATGAGACATTCATACTTCCAACTCTATATAATTTCTTCACATGATTATTTAACTTCATGAAGTTTTTTGAACTTTCTTCATCAAATTCTGATTTGTCCGCTACAATAACATTGTATCTCTCGTAATCAATATTATTCATCAGATTGACAGCAGAAGTAGTGACTCCATTATTTAAGAAACCTCCACAATACATAACAATTGTTTTTTTATCATTTTTTACCGAATAAGTATGTTGCTTATTCTCGAAAAATACTGTATCAATTACTCTTTGTGTGCTAGCACCGTCTTCTAAATATAAAAATTCATTTATACATTTGTCCAACTTTTCATTGAATACGTCCTGATAATTTGATGCATTTTTAATCTCTTTTATCACACTTTCAATGGTAGAACAGATAGCCCCCGGCATATCATCTAAGTTTAAATAAAAACCTCTATCACGTTCGTATTCTTCTCGATCATAGGCATAAAAGATAACCGGTTTTTTTGTTGCTAAAAAGTCAAAGAAAATACTTGAATAGTCCGTAACAAGAATATCTACATCACTAAATAACTCATTACTATCAATTTTATCCGGAACTACATCGAAATCTAATTTGTTTTGCTTTATATATTTCTGCATTAACGTATGAACTTTTAATAAAATGACATATTCTTTCCCTAGTACTGACTTAAGCTTTCTCATGTCTCTTATTATCTTATTGATTTCACCAGAAACATTCCCAACTTCGCCCCTCCATGTTGGGGCATAAAGAATCACTTTTTTATCTGTTTTAATATTTAATTTATTAGCAAGTACATTGTTATCTTCTTTCACCAAGTCAATCCGTGGGTAACCTGATTCAATTATCTGTCCATTATATATTCCCCTTAAATCATGAGAATCAATAATTTTGTCGATGGTAAATTTATTAGGTGAAACTAAGTAATCTGTATGTAGAAAATTTCTCATGAGATTCTTATGCTGACCTAATGATCCTTCCATATCTTTACCTAATGTTTTTAATGGCGTACCATGCCATGTATTAACATAAATTTGCCCTTCTTTTTTTATAAAGTAAGGAGGAAAAGATGTATTATTAATTAAATATTTACAAGAAGCTAAGTATTGGAGATATTCCTCTGAGTTTACTCTAACAAATTCCACATTTGGCAAATTGAGATACTCTTTAGGGCAATCGTTTAAGTTATTTAGTGCCCAAACATGATGAAAATCAGAGAACCTCGGATCCTTAATTAGTGTTTTGAAAATTGCATAAGGATTACAAGTCATATTTTTCCCGTGGAAACTTTCATAAAAAATAGTATTATCTCTGACTTCCAAAATCTCATAATAATTTGTATAATCAACTACTTGACTAAAACTCTTATTTGTAAAATACATTTTCTCAGTGTTAGTTGAAATATCTCTATTCTTTCTAACAATTAATTCTTTCTTTTCAATCATTTCTTTCTTAATTAAAGTATTAAATTTAGTCTTTTTTCTAGATCTTCCATTTGGGTCTGTTACATTAATTTCATAACCAGTTATTTTTTCCACTGTTTTCCTAGCTAATCTTAGTGGTTTTAAGATATTTTTCTTCAAGTTTATTTCCCCTTATACGGTGATATTAATTTTAACTTTTACCTTACGTTTCTTTTTTATTCTATAGAAAATAATTCATTAAGAATAAATCATATTTAATATTCAACCATTATTATAATGTTTTTATATACTTAATTCTACCGTTTAGGCAAGATAGATTAATTCCCCATAATAAAAAGGGGAACGCTCCTATTTCCCCTAAAAGTAACAGTTAAATATTATTTTGCTCTCCTACAAGTTTTTGCGTTAGCTGAATTAAATAATCCTTTAAGGGTTCACTAAGATCTTCACGCTTTAACGCAAATTCAATTGTAGTTTGAATAAAACCTAATTGTTCTCCAACATCATAGCGATTGCCCTCAAATTGATAAGCAAATACTCTTTGGATTTGATTTAATTTCTCAATTGCATCCGTCAACTGTATCTCTCCACCTGCTCCTATCTCCTGCGTTTCAAGAAAACGGAATATCTGAGGTGTGAAAATATACCTTCCTATAATCGCTAAATTCGAAGGAGAGGTACCTTGCTTAGGTTTTTCAACAAATCTACTAACTTGATATCTTCTACCAACCTGGCTTGCAGGGTCAATAATTCCATAGCGATGAGTTTCTGATTCTGGAACACTTTGAACACCAATTACCGAAGATAACGTCTCATCGTATTGTTCGATTAATTGCCCTAAACATGGCTTTTTACTATCAACAATATCATCACCTAAAAGAACCGCGAATGGTTCATTTCCAATAAAATTTCTAGCACACCATACAGCATGTCCTAGACCTTTGGGTTGTTTTTGTCGTATATAATGGATATCTACATTTGCCGATTCCTTTACTTTCGCAAGTAGCTCGAACTTTTCCTTTGCAACTAGATTTTCTTCTAATTCCAACGAATTATCAAAATGGTCTTCTATCGCCCTTTTACCTTTTCCTGTTACAATAATGATATCCTCAATTCCCGAGGCAACAGCTTCCTCTACAATATATTGAATAGTTGGTTTATCTACAATAGGCAACATTTCTTTTGGCATCGCTTTAGTTGCTGGTAAGAATCTAGTTCCAAGTCCGGCAGCTGGTATTATGGCTTTTTTCACTCTACTCATTCATTAGCCTCCTTAAGAAAAATAATAATATATTTTATTATTTTTACCTCTTTTTGTCCAACATAACTTCTATATATTATTTTTCCCCTATATTCTCAATAATATTTATTATCGCTTGTATAAATTCAACTTCTTATGATGCATATTAATAGAATAGCGATTAGATTTTGCATTAAGCAACTATTCAAATTAATTATACCTTTTATTGATTCTTTCTGGTATTCTTATATTAGTTATCAATTTTTGTCAAGATATGGAGGATTTAGAAGAATGGATACTAAAAGGCCCAAAAAAAAGAAGCGTAAATGGCTACGAATTACCCTAATAGTAGTATTATTACTATTAATAGGTGTTGGAATTTATATATATAGTGTTTGGAACTCTTTAAATAATGCTGTTGAAACTATGCAGCAACCAATTGAACGGGAAACTTCTAAACGAGATAAAACATTAAGTTTGAATAACAAAGAACCCTTTTCCATATTAATGCTTGGTGTTGATGAACGTGATGGAGATAAGGGACGTTCTGATACCATGATTGTGGTCACAGTTAATCCTGAAAAGAAATCAGCAAAATTATTAAGTATTCCTCGTGACACTCGTACAGAAATCATAGGGCATGGAACAACTGATAAAATCAATCATGCATATGCTTTTGGCGGTGTCGCCATGGCAATGGATACAGTTGAAAATTTCCTTGACATTCCTATTGATTACTATATGCAAATTAATATGGAAGGTTTTCAAGATATCGTTAATGCTGTAGGTGGAGTTACAGTAAATAATGACCTCGATTTCACCTATGAAGGAGTACATTTTAAAAAAGGAACCCTTACATTAAACGGAGAAGATGCATTAAAATTCTCACGAATGAGATACGACGA
Proteins encoded:
- a CDS encoding glycosyltransferase, translated to MAIKNFFNKIFTLIELIRLPYIKRATDREFKMINSYTDYFKKKAILHNTILYQSHNGMGMSDSPLAIFKELISHPSYKGYKHIWVVNDINNPTINQYSSMSNVKFVKLHSDEYLMYLASAKYLINNHSFPSYFQKREEQIYVNTWHNTPSLYDESSNYGRVYANTQRNFLQVDYLLTDSLQNAKNLMGSYDLDGIFKGKILAEGYPRIDLVLNSNSQLVKKQLSNCTTYKSNQKLIIYSTTWKNEYFSKQNDDIKLTDFLAQLKLNIPTGFQLLLNIEGLPPATINENLKDLIIPSYMDINEILSITDFLISDNMHIINDFAFTNRPIIFFTNEEVDSFEIPVKICTDLTAVTKAMRNMSNTLTSDIKYGSETSKITPKIIDSVLNNNSSWKIYSIANEKTNLIFYCGGFLNNGITTSAINLINNIDYDRFNVIVVDNIRTDKASIENFKKINHNATKLIRVGAMNISVSEWYIHHYITKKGLINNRLEKYLPFNLYKREAQRLFGNIDYDVAIDFSGYVPFWSFIFAFGGFKKKAIYQHNDMHAEYYKKINNKFKHKQKMNLIFPIYKYFDKIIAVSKNTRDENIKNLSKYMEETKAVYVHNCIDSEKIKQQIKVNEEMVLEETTFLLSSKDISDGNLQIKGIKKPTKNKINFVTMGRLSPEKDHEKLLRAFKEFYTKKKDSMLYIIGEGVLETQLKELTYNLGLQKNVIFTGQLTNPYSLISQCDCFILSSNHEGQPMVLLENLIIGMPIIATDIPGNRSILQEDYGLIVENSVNGLVQGMEQYLNNNLPRFNMFNYTSYNKEALDKFYKEIL
- a CDS encoding glycosyltransferase; this encodes MKNSNLTPIMVMGNIFKKNGGVTKAIYHRVNALIKEYNEVIICTFNYHPNFNELVEYHKSNGNIDQKVKIFNLFESTDQFINNQTYINNSKEARFLDENMRYQDKNNPNVYRCFNKSGHYVMYELYRENNIEFVDHFEVPWTRVRKEIFDSNGNTRKVIHMDKLKNKPAFNCYYSPDGTSVLSTKVDINTGKETNFFYHINGQEYQNELELLAGWLQGIVNMFSNPVLFIDKREFVLPFMNIKHENLKKIFILHNVHLKTPYDDITKLEPTCEPLFQNINSIDKLVVLTNEQYKDISKVFGHENKMVVIPHFQNKVEIFHTTREENLVISLARYHRQKNLKDAIQVIKKVAKKIPNVKYHIYGYGALEKELENQIKELNLENNIQLKGFTDNPIAELQKASVMLMTSLYEGSPLVINEALACGTPIVSYNTRYGPNEVVRNGVDGIITEKYDIDATAKAVIELLKNKKLYQRMSENGPEVVQRYNEKEISQKWIDMLANL
- the tagU gene encoding polyisoprenyl-teichoic acid--peptidoglycan teichoic acid transferase TagU; translation: MDTKRPKKKKRKWLRITLIVVLLLLIGVGIYIYSVWNSLNNAVETMQQPIERETSKRDKTLSLNNKEPFSILMLGVDERDGDKGRSDTMIVVTVNPEKKSAKLLSIPRDTRTEIIGHGTTDKINHAYAFGGVAMAMDTVENFLDIPIDYYMQINMEGFQDIVNAVGGVTVNNDLDFTYEGVHFKKGTLTLNGEDALKFSRMRYDDPRGDFGRQLRQRMIIEAVVKKGASLNSLTNFHNIFEALGKNIKTDITFDEMVDIQANYKSAANNIEQLTITGTGQTINKVWYLIVDASEKTKIQNTLKEHLNIK
- a CDS encoding glycosyltransferase gives rise to the protein MKKNILKPLRLARKTVEKITGYEINVTDPNGRSRKKTKFNTLIKKEMIEKKELIVRKNRDISTNTEKMYFTNKSFSQVVDYTNYYEILEVRDNTIFYESFHGKNMTCNPYAIFKTLIKDPRFSDFHHVWALNNLNDCPKEYLNLPNVEFVRVNSEEYLQYLASCKYLINNTSFPPYFIKKEGQIYVNTWHGTPLKTLGKDMEGSLGQHKNLMRNFLHTDYLVSPNKFTIDKIIDSHDLRGIYNGQIIESGYPRIDLVKEDNNVLANKLNIKTDKKVILYAPTWRGEVGNVSGEINKIIRDMRKLKSVLGKEYVILLKVHTLMQKYIKQNKLDFDVVPDKIDSNELFSDVDILVTDYSSIFFDFLATKKPVIFYAYDREEYERDRGFYLNLDDMPGAICSTIESVIKEIKNASNYQDVFNEKLDKCINEFLYLEDGASTQRVIDTVFFENKQHTYSVKNDKKTIVMYCGGFLNNGVTTSAVNLMNNIDYERYNVIVADKSEFDEESSKNFMKLNNHVKKLYRVGSMNVSLNELESQNQLFAYAAEQFYKKGPMNYLEEDIITMYKREFKRMFGTVDIDIAIDFSGYVKFWSILFAANDISKKAIFQHNDMMEEYDKIVDNEYKHKENLSVIFPLYNKYDHVIAVSKHTRNKNKAGLSHLVVNSDQKMVYVHNSINYQYVLNAIASVEKVQVNNKEYYIEKNGDINQILDGNAIKVPDTSKFNFVTMGRMSPEKDQIKLIKAFAEFHKEYKDTELYIIGTGELEEEIRSTIKSFGLNDQIHLVGQLDNPFPLIQDCDCFVLSSNHEGQPMVLLECLILNKPIVATDIPGNRSVLENGYGELVENSIEGLVQGLKKMREVKPTFKKFDYVEYNKSAMEMFYSYIQV
- a CDS encoding IS110 family RNA-guided transposase encodes the protein METLYKRCAGLDVHSETIVACVLLGDSEADMEKETETFPTLTKDLFRLLKWLEEKGVTHIAMESTGVYWKPVYNILEDFFDITLANAQRIKNVPGRKTDVSDAEWIAKLLRHGLIEKSFVPPEDFRNLRDLTRLRKKWIGHMTSEKNRIQKVLETSNIKLSTVISDVFGVSGRKLLEQLMTEGYIDQEEVEKKIHGRMAHKKQLIADSLFGTLNDHQLFLIKQSWMHIIYLEELISDIEKRIDKTLLNYQEEVQLLITMPGIKKDTAAIIIAEIGVDMEQFPTSKHLAAWAGLSPGNYESAGKRKSTRTLRGNPHIKSALCEAAWAVSRSRNKRLGIKYWSLAARRGKKKALVAIGHRMLTIVYHMLQNKEPYHELTSN
- the galU gene encoding UTP--glucose-1-phosphate uridylyltransferase GalU, producing MSRVKKAIIPAAGLGTRFLPATKAMPKEMLPIVDKPTIQYIVEEAVASGIEDIIIVTGKGKRAIEDHFDNSLELEENLVAKEKFELLAKVKESANVDIHYIRQKQPKGLGHAVWCARNFIGNEPFAVLLGDDIVDSKKPCLGQLIEQYDETLSSVIGVQSVPESETHRYGIIDPASQVGRRYQVSRFVEKPKQGTSPSNLAIIGRYIFTPQIFRFLETQEIGAGGEIQLTDAIEKLNQIQRVFAYQFEGNRYDVGEQLGFIQTTIEFALKREDLSEPLKDYLIQLTQKLVGEQNNI